The Desulfomicrobium escambiense DSM 10707 genome segment GCGGGATTCCATGGTTTCCTTGAGGTAGCGCAGCACCGCGGGCAGGACGCCGCTGGCCCCGCAGGTCGGGGCCGTGACCACGGTGCCGCCGGCGGCGTTCTCCTCGGACACGGCCAGGGCGTAGGCGGCCAGCAGGCCCGTGCGGCGCAGCTCGGCCCCGCCCAGGATGGCCTTCTGCTGGTACGAGCAGGCCTTGCGCGCCAGGCCCAGGCCTCCGGGCAGCACGCCTTCAGTGGTCAGGCCGCGCTCGATGCAGTCCTGCATGGTGCTCCAGACGGTCTGCAGGAAGTCCCAGACCTCCTCGCCCTCGTGCCGGGCCACGAACTCCCAGTAGGTCATGCCCTCCTCGGCGCACAGGTCCATGATTTCGGTCAGGGTATGCAGGTGGTAGACCTCGGGCGGGCGGCTCGACACGTCTTCGTCGCGCAGGGCGCCGCCGCCGATGCTGAAGACGGTCCAGGACTCGATGACATTTCCGTCGCCGTCCAGGGCCATGAAGTCCATGGCGTTGGGGTGCTCGGGGCGCCGCAGGCCCGGGGACCAGACGATCTCCACGGGCAAGGGGGCCAGGGCCTGGGTCACGGCCTTGTCCGTGAGATGCCCCTTGCCCGTGGCGGCCAGGCTCTCGTAGAGCACGACGCGGAAACCCGCGGCCTGGGGCACGCGGGCCCGGAAACGCTCGGCCGCCAGCTTGGGGCCCATGGTATGGCTGCTGGAGGGGCCGGCCCCGATGCGATACAATTCCCGGATGGATTCCATCCGCACCTCGCCAAAAATTGTGGTTGACCGGTCGAAAAAACCTGGGCCATGGAGTGCGCACGGGCCAAAGGGCCGCGGGCGCTGGCCCTTGGACTAGCCGTACCGCACAAATCCGTCAACAAGGAGCCGAAATGAAACGACCGGAACTCGAGTTCCCGCTCCACTGGGAATACAAGATCATCGCCGTGCGCACCGACGAGGCCTTCGCCGCTATCTGCGAGGTCATCCGCAGCCATGGCTTCGAAGAAAGGCCCGCGGCCAGCAACGTCTCGCGCAACGGGTCCTACGTGACCTACACCGTGCGCATGCACCTCGAAACCCGCGAGGTCCTGGACAGCCTGAGCCGCGCCCTGGCGGCGTGCGAGGGCGTGAAGTATCTCCTGTAGAAGACCGCGGCAGATGGGGAAAAACGGTAATGTGACAAAAGGCTTTTTTTCCGCTTGACGAGCAACGGGGAAACTCGTAGAAGCCTCTTCGTTGTCGGCGCGAAACAAGTTTGTATAGCTAATATGTTGACATGCTTCGCCTATTCCGACCCGTGGGCCAATAGCTCAATTGGTAGAGCATCTGACTCTTAATCAGCAGGTTCAAGGTTCGATTCCTTGTTGGCCCACCAGCTGCAAAAACAAGCCCCGCCGAGGAAACACTTCGGCGGGGTCTTTTGTTTCCGTCTTTCCAGGGCTGACAGAAGAACTTCTCCCTCCACTGTTGCGCACAATCTATCTGGAAGCGGTGCCACACTCTGACTTCGGCTCACCTTCCGGGGAAGAAGACTGCCGTGGTGCCAACCGGTGCTTCCATTTCGCGACAGCTACACTCCCCGCGTCCGTCCCAGCCTCGGCAACAGCGCTAAAACCAGGGCGCTGGTGGCCACGCCGACCAGGGCCAGGGTCAGGATCTTGTTGTCCCAGGGCAGGGCGATGAACCACATGGCCGTGGCGCCACCCACGAAGTAGGTGAACATGATGAGCGACGCCGCCGAGCCCGCGTCCTGCCGGACCTGTTCGAGCAGGAAGTTGCTGCTCGGCGGGCGGGTCATTCCCAGGCTCATGGTCAGGAAGGCCATGGGCACGGCCATGCCCCAGGGACCGAGTTCCGCGCAGAAGGCCAGGGCCACTGCTCCGGCCAGGATGCCGGAGTACCCCATGATGATGATCTTGAATCCGGGCACATGCCGCTTGAGCAGGCGGCCGCAGATCCAGAAGCCGAGCATGAGCGCCGCGGAGTTGAAGGCGAAGAAGTAGCTGTAGACCTGTTCGCTCAGGCCGAAGTGGTCGATGAAGATGAATGCGGACCCGCCGATGAAGCAGAAGAGCGGGGTCATGCCGAGGGCGATGAGGGTGCACAGCGTCATGAAACGCAGGTTCGAGATGAGCTTCACATACGCCTTCAGGACCTGTCCGAGGCTTCGGCCCGTGGCCGGCGCGGGTTCCTTCAGCCTCCACACGCCCCACATGGACACGACGCCCAGCACGACCTGGGTGTAGAAAATGACCGGCCAGCCCGCGACGTTCAGGATGAGCCCTCCGAGCACCGGGGCCAGCATGGGCGCCAGGGACACGATGACGGCCATGTGGGCCATGACGCGCTCGCGCTCGGCCCCCTCGAAGCAGTCCTTGGTCATGGCCAGGGACAGGGTCGCGGCCGAGGCGGCGCCCATACCCTGCAGGATGCGGCCGGCCACGAGCATCCACGGGCCGTCGGCCGCGGCGCAGACCAGGCAGGCCAGGATATAGATTGAAATGCCGGCCATGAGCACGGGCTTGCGGCCGTAGCGGTCCGAGATGGGGCCGTAGAAGAGCAGGGCCAGGCTGAAGCTGACGAAGAAGGCCACCAGAGTCAGGTTGATGGTCGCCTCGGTGGTGTTCCACAGGGCCGTCAGGGATGGCAGGGCCGGCAGATACATGTCCGTGGACAGGGGCGGAAAGGCGGCCAGCAGGGCCAGGATGAGCAGGGCTCGGATTTTGGTCGGGGCTGATGTTGTCATGGTCGTCGTGTGGTGAAAGGGTGAGGGGCTGCCCTACTCCGCAGCCCGCTGGCAGGCAAGAAAAAAGCCTTTGCGCCGCATTCCGGCCTTCTGGAACGCGGCCTGCAAGAGACGGGGTGCAAGGAACTTTTTTCCGGAGGCATCCCATGACCATCGCGCCCCTGGCCGTTCTCGGCATCGCCAACGCGGCATTCTCTCTCATCGGCTCCCTGGCCGACGCAGTCAGCCGTCCCGACCCAAGGCCTTCACAAGCCACGCAGCAGGCGTATCCGCAGGCCCAGGAATCCGTCTGGCACCAACTCGGCAAGGGCATCGACGTCCGCGCCCTGACGCGGGACGAACTGGCCGCCGTGTCGCAGCAGCTCTACCGCAGCGGGGCCATCGGCCTGGACGACCACGCCGCCATGAGCCTCGACCCGAGCTTTGCGGGCTCCGCCGAACTGCTGACGTCGCCCGACGGCAGCGGCCGGGTGGACTGGATGGCCGAATTCCAGGCCCGTCTGGCCCGCCATCTGGAGCGGGGCGACGAAAGCTCCGCCGCCCAGGATCGGCGCGTTCTCGACATTCTGGGCCGCCTGCAGGCCGGCGGCAAGGGCGTCACGTCCATTAGGGTCTGAAACGGCAGAGTTTGCCCGGCTCCTTTCCCCTCGAAGGCCATGCTCACGGAGTCTGATCCGAAACGGCGGGGCGCGTCAACGCCCGTGCAAACAGTGACGGGTGTGCCCAGGACGGAAAAAGCGGCGCGTCCAGGGATAAGGGCGCGCCGCTTTTCGGAAATTCAAGGAAAGGGGGACGCTGTCAGATGATGTCCTTCCTGGGCTTGAGGGAAATGAGCTCCACTCCTGCCTGGTACATGCCGGACCACCCCCCCATCTGCTGGTTGCACCAGCGCACCATTCCTATCATGAAGTCCGGCCGCTCGTAATCGATGGCGCCGCTCGCCTCGTCGGCCGGGAAGACCTTGATCAGCACGTCTTCGACGGGCAACGGGTAGTCCAGTTCAAGCAGGAGCCCGTAGGCGCTGTGGTTGATGATGCGGGCGGGGAAAGGCGAGTCGTAGGCGGGCGAGATGATGCCGCACCGCCTGAGGCTGGCCGCGCGCGGGTATTTTCTGTTTTCCGAGTTGTCTGACATGGTTGTCTCCGGCTTGATTGACACAGGTGTGACGCTCCGCGTCGAGAGCATGCTGCCGCCAAGTCCGCCGGGTCAGGGGTCGGGCCTGGCCGCGGCTCATTCTGACAACGAGTCGGTATCATTCTCTATTCACGTTGCCAATCCTTGTCTGACATTTTTATTCCCCAGATGTGCGTTTCGGGGTCCGCTCGGGCCGCCAGGCGCAGGGCCGGGCTGCGGCAGGGCGGCGCAGAAACGCGCACGGGCGATCATGCGCAGCGCGTGATCGCCCGTGAACCGCAGCCTCTGGAGACACGTCTAGATCAGCACGTCCACAGGCTCCGCCGGAGGTTCGGTTGCGGTCTCCGCGGCTGGCTGGGTCCCGCTGCCTCCGACCATGGAGTTGTAGATTTCCAGAAACTTGGCGTAGGCCTGCCCGTTTCCCTTTGGCGGTGAAAGGGGAGGCAGAGCCTGGGTGTCCGTCACGCTCTGCCGCAACCCGGCCATGAGGCGCGTGAGTTCCTCGCGCACAAGATCGTTTGCGGTCGGGGTTTCCGCAGGCTGGCCCGTCCCTTCGACGCCCTCTTGGTCCTGGGGCGGCGGGGTGATGGTGGTGCTGAGGTCCTCGGTGTTCTTGACCGGCGCTTCGGCCTCGGCCGCGATGTCGGCAGCCATCTCCGTGATGGTGTCGGCGGCGGTGCCCTTTGTCGGCTCGGCCAGAGGTTCGGTCAAGGTTTCTGCTGCCTGTCCGGCGGGTTCCGCCAGGGACAGCAGGGCGGCTTCGAGGGAGTCCAGCGCGCCGTTCAGATCCGTTTCCCCGTTGCGGAATTTCGTGAGGATTTCGTCGGCGGCCTGCTTGAAGCCATCGGCCAGGGCGGCAAGGTCATCCTCCGTCATGCCATCTGTTCCGAGCAGTGCTGCCAACGGCCCCCCGCTGGTGTCTCCGAGTTTGGCAATCAGATCCTGCACGCCGCTTTCCAGTGACCGCCCGGCATTGGCGGCTCCCGCCGCCTGGAGTTCGTCGAAGAAATTGATGCGCAGGCGCACGTCGGCCACGCCCTTGAAGTGCCCTTCCTGCAGGAGGCGGATGACCCCTCTGGCGGCCCCGCCTTCGTCATCCGCGCCCGCCGCACCCACGGCGGACGGCTTGGCCTTGGCCGCTTCCCTGGCTGCATGCCTGGCCTCCAGGACGCTCATGTCGCCCTGTTCCGGCCGGAGCTGTCCCCATGCCTGCGAATTTCCTGCACCGTGCACGTTCATGGCCTTGCCTCCTCTGAAACTGATACTCTTGCCATGTAACCTTTATCGGCATTGTGCGTGATTTCTTTACGGCGGGCGCACCCCGCATTTCATGCAGACATGGCGTTTACATTGTCCCGGCCATCGGGTAGGGCGCCCTTGTTTCGCACGGCGTTTGGAAATGTAGTGTGAAATGAGAGTGTTATGATCGAAAATCGATAATGTGTAGTAGATCGGCAAGGAGCCTGCAGTGTCTCAGGAACTGAACAAGAAATTCGGTCTGTTCACCGCCATCGCCATGGTGGTCGGCATCGTCATCGGCAGCGGCGTGTTCTTCAAGGCGGAGAAGATCCTCACCGCCACGGGCGGGAATCTGCCGCTGGGCATCCTGTCCTGGGTCATCGGCGGGCTGATCATGATCTCCTGCGCCTGCACCTTCGCCATCATGGCCACCAAGTACGAGCGGGTGAACGGCATCGTGGACTACGCCGAGGCGGCCATGGGTCGAACCTACGGGTATTATGTCGGCTGGTTCATGGCCATGATCTACTACCCGACCCTGACCTCGGTCCTGGCCTGGGTCTCTGCTCGCTACACCTGCGTGCTCTTCGGCTGGGACATCACCGGCGGGCAGTGTATGACCATCGCCGGCTTCTACCTCGTGGCCAGCTACGCCCTGAACGCCCTCTCGCCCGTCCTGGCAGGGAAGTTCCAGGTCACGGCCACGGTCATCAAGCTCATCCCCCTGGCGCTCATGGCTGTGGTCGGCACCGTCTACGGCATGGGCAACGGCATGATCATGCGCAACTTCACGACCGTGGTGACCGAGGTCGAGCCCACCGTGGCCCTGTTCACCGCCGTGGTGGCCACTGCCTTCGCCTACGAAGGCTGGATCATCGCCACGAGCATCAACGCCGAACTCAAGGACTCCAAGCGCAATCTGCCCATCGCCCTGGTGGCCGGGACCTTCGGCGTCATGCTCGTCTACATCCTCTACTACGTGGGCCTGGCCGGCGCCGTGACCAACGAGACCCTCATGGCCGGCGGCCAGGAAGGGGCCAAGCTCGCCTTCGAGACCGTGTTCTCGAATCTCGGCGGGACGCTGGTCTTCGTCTTCGTCATCATCTCCTGCCTGGGCACCCTGAACGGCCTCATGCTCGGCTGCACGCGCGGCATCTACTCCATCGCCGCCCGCGGCGAGGGCCCTGGCGTAGCCATGTTCCGCCAGATCGACCCCGTCTCCAACATGCCGACCAACTCGGCCATCTTCGGCCTGCTGCTCTCGACCGTCTGGCTGGTCTACTTCTACGGGGCCAACCTGACGGACCCGTGGTTCGGCTTCTTCTGCTTCGACTCTTCCGAACTGCCCATCGTGTCGCTCTACGCCATGTACCTGCCGATCTTCGTGTCCTTCATGCGCAACGAGGGCGACCTGCCCGTGCTGACGCGCTTCGTGCTGCCGGCCCTGGCCCTGTGCGGCAGCCTCTTCATGATCTACGCCGCCTGCTACGCCCACGGCATGGCCGTAGTGGCCTACCTTGCCATCTTCGCCGTGGTCATGCTGGCCGGGGCGGTGCTGGCGAAATCCAGAGCCCGGGCCTGACAGGCTGCGACGCATCGGGATGGCCGAGCATCCCCCGCAAAAAGCGAAACCCCCGACCGATGGCCGGGGGTTTCTTTTTTCAGCGCAGTTCCACCGCCCACGATTCGAGGGGCGGCATCGTCGTGACGAGCTTCTCGCGCTGCAGGAACTCCGAGAAGCGCAGGTAGCGGGTCTGATCCAGGGCTCCCGGACGCAGGGCGAAGCGGGGCAGGGTGTCGCGCCAGGCGCGGCGGTTCAGTTCGTCGTCCAGGGAGGCCCGGTCGCCGGAGACGAAGAGCTTCCAGCTCTCCTCGGGATGGTTGACCAGGAACTGCACGCCTTCCTCCAGGGCGTCGACGAAGCGGCGCAGCCTCGGGTCGGCCGTGTTCTTGGACGCGGCCACGAGGATGAGTTCGTCGTAAGGCGGCACGCCGTGTTCCTCCACGAAGAAGGCCCGGCCCGGACGGCCCTCGATGTCCATCTGGTTCAGCTCGAAGTTGCGGAAGGCGCCGATGACGGCGTCGGTCTGGCCCGTGAACAGGGACGGGGACAGGGAGAAGTTGACGTTGACGAGCTTCACGTCGCCCAGGGTCAGGCCTTCCTTTGCAAGCATCGCCTTGAGGATGGCCGTCTCGAAGCCGCCCACGGAATAGCCGATGGTCTTGCCCTTGAGGTCGGCAATGGTCTTGATGGGGCCGTCCTTCAGGACCACCAGCGAGTTGAGCGGCGTGGCGACCAGGGTCGCGATGCGCGTCAGGGGCAGGCCCTCGGCCACCTGCACCTGGTGCTGGTGCTGGTAGGACACGGCGATGTCGGCCTGGCCGGCTGCCACGAGCTTGGGCGGGTCGTTGGGGTTGGACGGGGCAATGAACTCCACGTCCAGGCCGTGCGCCTTGAAGAAGCCCTTTTCCTGGGCCACGAAGAGGGGCGCGTGGTCGGGGTTGACGAACCAGTCCAGGAGCACGGTCAGCTTCTCGGCCTGGGCCGTCGTGGCGAAGAGGAGGAGGGATGCGAGGATGATGAGTTTTTTCATATTGCGTCCTTGTGGTTAAAGTATTGCGGATGGTTTGGGGTATGGGGTGTGGCAGGGCGGCCGCGCACCGGTCCGCTGCGGCCCGACACGCTGGGGCGGTTCCTCGGGCGGTGCGGAGACGAAGATGGATCCCCGCCTCCGCGGGGATAACACCGATATGGGCCTTGGGGTGGACGCTTTGGACGTCGTCAATGATCCTGCGCACCACTTCTGAGTCATTCCCGCGAAGGCGGGAATCCATGCCTTTGCAAACGCAATCCTGCGCACCACTTCTGAGTCATTCCCGCGAAGGCGGGAATCCATGCCTTTGCAAACGCAACCCTGCGCACCACCTCGAAGTCATTCCCGCGAAGGCGGGAATCCATGCCTTTCCTTCCACTGCGTCGCGGGCTCCCCAATTCCGCGAGTTTGACTCGGGGATATGGCGCACAGGTGTTTTCATTGCCCTGCATCCCTCGGCTGCCAGAAGACCAGCCTGTCCAGCAGCCGGTCCACGAGAAAATAGAGACTCAGGGACGCCGCCGCCAGAACGGTCAGGGCGGCGAACATGAGGTCGATCTGCATGCGCGCGTTGGCGTGCAGCATGAAGTAGCCCAGGCCCCGGCTCGAACCCACCCATTCGCCGACCACGGCGCCGATGGGGGCAACGGCCGTGGCCACGCGCAGGCCGGCGGCGAAGGACGGCAGGGCCGAGGGGATGACGATGCAGGTCAGGACCTTGAGGGGCCTGGCGTCCATGATGCGGGCCAGCTCCAGCAGGTCGGCGTCGGTGCGGCGCATGCCCGAGTAGAAGGATGAGGCCACGGGGAAGAAGATGATCAGCACGGCCATGGCCACCTTGGAGGCCATGCCGTAGCCTAGCCACAGCACCAGGATCGGGGCCATGGCGAAGACCGGGATGGCCTGGCTGGCCACCAGCACGGGCAGCATCCAGCGCTTGAGCAGCGGCGAAAGGATCATGGCCAGGGCGGCCGAGGAGCCCAGGAGCGTGCCCAGTCCCAGGCCCAGCAGGATCTCCGTCAGCGTTGTGCCCAGATGCCCGGCCAGGACCGGCAGGTGCGCGGTCAGGGCACGGGCCACGGGCAGGGGGCCGGGCAGGATGTAGGGAGGGACGCCGGTCAGGGCGACCAGCAGCTGCCACAGGCCCGTGAGGCCGACCAGCAGGGTCAGGGGACGCAGGGCCTTCACGCGGCCTCCGCATTCATGAGCCGGGCCAGCAGCTGCGCATACAGGGCCGCCAGTTCCGCACCGGGTTCCCGCGGCGTCCGTCCCGCGGGTTCGACGATTTCCATGACCCGCGCCGGGCTGCCGCCCAGGACCACGATGCGGTGTCCCAGGCGCAGGGCCTCCATGGGATCGTGGGTGACCAGGACCACCGTGGCCCCTGAGGTCAGCTTTGCCGCCAGATTCTGCAGCCGCACGCGGGTCAGGGCGTCCAGGGCCGAGAAGGGCTCGTCCATGAGGATGACCGGCCGCTCCTCCATCAGCGTGCGCAGCAGGGCGCCGCGCTGGCGCATGCCGCCGGACAGGGCGGCGGGGAGCTTGTCCTCGCTGCCGGCCAGGCCCGCCTCGCGGATGAGGGCCAGGGCCTTGTCCCGTTTTTCCCCGCACAACTCGCCGCGCAGCCTGGCGCCCAGCAGGACGTTGTCCAGCAGGGACAGCCAGGGCAGGAGCAGGTCATTCTGGCTCATCCAGGACACGGCCGTGTCCGAGCCCTCCTCGAAGCGCACGGAGCCCGAAAAGGCGTAGTGCGGCGTTCCGGCCATGATCCTGAGCAGGGTCGACTTGCCGCAACCGCTGGGGCCGAGGATGCAGGTCGTCCGCCCGCCCGGGATGGTCAGGTCGAGCTCCCGGAAGATGGGCCGTCCTTCGAAATCGAAGGACAGGCCGTCCAGGGTGATGGCGGATGCGCCGGGCGCCTGTGCGGGGTGCGCCGGGCCTGGATGGCTTGAAGTCTCAGGCATCACATGAAGAATTTGTAGAAGTGGTGCACGGGCCCGTGCCCTTTGCCGATGACGTACCCGGCGCCGGCGCGGATGGCGCCGCTGATGTACTCCTTGGCGTTGCGCACGGCCGTCTCCACGTCGTGGCCTTTGGCCAGGTTCGAGGCGATGGCCGAGGACAGGGTGCAGCCCGTGCCGTGATTGTTGCGTGTCGGGATTCGCTCGCCGCGCAGGGTCACGACGCGGTTCTCCGGGCCGATGAGCAGCGTGTCGTCGCTGTCGCCCGACTCCAGGTGCCCGCCCTTGACCAGCACGTTTTCGCAGCCCAGGGCTGCCAGGTCCATGACCGCGGCGCGGGCCGCCTCGGCCGTGTCGATGTCGTGGCCCAGCAGGACCGAGGCCTCGGGCAGATTGGGCGTGATGAGGGTGGCCAGGGGGATGAGTTCGCGCTTCAGGGCGTCGATGGCCTCGTCCTGCAGCAGTTTGTCCCCGCTCTGGGCGACCATGACCGGGTCCAGGACCACGATGCGCACGCCGTGGCGCGTCAGGCCGGCGGCCACGGTGCGGATCAGCTCCGGCGAGAAGAGCATGCCGATCTTCACGGCGTCGGCCCCGATGTCGCCCAGCACCGCGTCCATCTGCGCGGCCACGAAGTCCACGGGCACGGCGTGGATGCCCGTCACTCCCAGGGTGTTCTGGGCCGTCAGGGCGGTGATGACGCTGGCGCCGTAGCAGCCGTTCGCGGCTATGGTCTTCAGGTCGGCCTGGATGCCGGCGCCGCCGCCGGAGTCGGAGCCGGCGATGGTCAGGACGCGTGCGTATGTCTTGGGCTGGTTCATGATGCCTCCCGTGCCCTTCGGATGATGTTTAGAAGCTCGGCCGCGGCCCTTTCGGGGTCGGCCGCGGAAACGATGGCCGAGACCACGGCGATGCCGTCGCACCCGGCCCGGATGACGTCGGCCGCGTTGGCCGGGCCGATGCCGCCGATGCCCACGACCGGCAGGGACACGGCCGCACGGATGGCCGCGACGCCGGCCAGGCCCAGGGGCGGGGCCGTGTCGGTCTTGGTCGGGGTGGCGAAGACCGGGCTCACGCCGATGTAGTCGGCGCCTTGGGCCTGGGCGCGCACGGCGTCCTCCACGCACTCGGCCGACACGCCGATGAGCATGTGCGAGCCCGTCAGGCGGCGGGCGTCGGCGACAAGCATGTCGGTCTGGCCCAGGTGCACGCCGTCGGCGCCCACGGCCAGGGCCACGTCCACGCGGTCGTTGATGATGAGCGGCACGCCCGTCCCGGCCAGGATGTCGCGCACGGCCCTGGCCTCGCGCACGAACTCCCGCGTGCCGCAGCTCTTTTCGCGCAGCTGCACGCAGGTCGCCCCGCCGGCCACGGCCGCCCGCACGATGTCGGCCGTGTCGCGGCCCAGAGACAGCCCGCGGTCCGTGACCAGGTAGAGGGAGTAATCAGGCATGGCGCTCCTCGCGGATGCGGCACGAGGCCGCCAGTTCCTCGGGGGTGATGGCGTAGAGGGCGTCCAGCAGGTGGACCTGGAAGGAGCCCGGCCCCTCGGCCCTGGCCCCGGCGCGCTCCCCGGCCAGTCCGAGGAAGGCCAGTGCGGTGGCCGCGGCGGACAGCGGGTCCGGGTCAACGGCGTGGAAGGCGCCGACCAGGGCCGTGGCCGTGCAGCCCGTGCCCGTGACGAAGGGCATGAGCGGGTGACCGCCCTCGATGAAGAACGCGCGCCGGCCGTCGGTGACGAGGTCCGTGGGGCCGGTGATGGCCAGGGTGACGCCGAGTTCCAGGGCCAGGCGGCTGGCCACGCGCGCGGCGTCCTCGACGGAGTTGCAGGAGTCCACGCCCTTGATGGCGGCCGACTGGCCGGAGAGGGACAGGATCTCCGAGGCGTTGCCGCGCACCACCGAGACCTTGGTTTCGGCCAGGATGGTTCTGGCCGCATCCGTGCGCAGCTTCGTCGCGCCGGAGCCCACGGGGTCCAGGACGATGGGTTTGCCGAGTTGCGTGGCCTTTTTGCCGGCCTTGAGCATGGACGCGACCCAGGCGTCGGTCAGGGTGCCGATATTGAGCACCAGGGCCCCGGCGAAGGCGGCCATCTCCTCGACCTCGTTC includes the following:
- a CDS encoding L-serine ammonia-lyase — protein: MESIRELYRIGAGPSSSHTMGPKLAAERFRARVPQAAGFRVVLYESLAATGKGHLTDKAVTQALAPLPVEIVWSPGLRRPEHPNAMDFMALDGDGNVIESWTVFSIGGGALRDEDVSSRPPEVYHLHTLTEIMDLCAEEGMTYWEFVARHEGEEVWDFLQTVWSTMQDCIERGLTTEGVLPGGLGLARKACSYQQKAILGGAELRRTGLLAAYALAVSEENAAGGTVVTAPTCGASGVLPAVLRYLKETMESRPRAILQALATAGLIGLVIKNNASISGAEVGCQGEVGSACAMAAAAAAQLMGGTIRQIEYAAEMGLEHHLGLTCDPVGGLVQIPCIERNAMAATKAMSIAQMVLLSDGSHRIPFDEVVRVMKETGHDLPSLYRETSHGGLAKAYGERKRGNA
- a CDS encoding HP0495 family protein; the encoded protein is MKRPELEFPLHWEYKIIAVRTDEAFAAICEVIRSHGFEERPAASNVSRNGSYVTYTVRMHLETREVLDSLSRALAACEGVKYLL
- a CDS encoding multidrug effflux MFS transporter, which codes for MTTSAPTKIRALLILALLAAFPPLSTDMYLPALPSLTALWNTTEATINLTLVAFFVSFSLALLFYGPISDRYGRKPVLMAGISIYILACLVCAAADGPWMLVAGRILQGMGAASAATLSLAMTKDCFEGAERERVMAHMAVIVSLAPMLAPVLGGLILNVAGWPVIFYTQVVLGVVSMWGVWRLKEPAPATGRSLGQVLKAYVKLISNLRFMTLCTLIALGMTPLFCFIGGSAFIFIDHFGLSEQVYSYFFAFNSAALMLGFWICGRLLKRHVPGFKIIIMGYSGILAGAVALAFCAELGPWGMAVPMAFLTMSLGMTRPPSSNFLLEQVRQDAGSAASLIMFTYFVGGATAMWFIALPWDNKILTLALVGVATSALVLALLPRLGRTRGV
- a CDS encoding APC family permease gives rise to the protein MSQELNKKFGLFTAIAMVVGIVIGSGVFFKAEKILTATGGNLPLGILSWVIGGLIMISCACTFAIMATKYERVNGIVDYAEAAMGRTYGYYVGWFMAMIYYPTLTSVLAWVSARYTCVLFGWDITGGQCMTIAGFYLVASYALNALSPVLAGKFQVTATVIKLIPLALMAVVGTVYGMGNGMIMRNFTTVVTEVEPTVALFTAVVATAFAYEGWIIATSINAELKDSKRNLPIALVAGTFGVMLVYILYYVGLAGAVTNETLMAGGQEGAKLAFETVFSNLGGTLVFVFVIISCLGTLNGLMLGCTRGIYSIAARGEGPGVAMFRQIDPVSNMPTNSAIFGLLLSTVWLVYFYGANLTDPWFGFFCFDSSELPIVSLYAMYLPIFVSFMRNEGDLPVLTRFVLPALALCGSLFMIYAACYAHGMAVVAYLAIFAVVMLAGAVLAKSRARA
- a CDS encoding ABC transporter substrate-binding protein, with product MKKLIILASLLLFATTAQAEKLTVLLDWFVNPDHAPLFVAQEKGFFKAHGLDVEFIAPSNPNDPPKLVAAGQADIAVSYQHQHQVQVAEGLPLTRIATLVATPLNSLVVLKDGPIKTIADLKGKTIGYSVGGFETAILKAMLAKEGLTLGDVKLVNVNFSLSPSLFTGQTDAVIGAFRNFELNQMDIEGRPGRAFFVEEHGVPPYDELILVAASKNTADPRLRRFVDALEEGVQFLVNHPEESWKLFVSGDRASLDDELNRRAWRDTLPRFALRPGALDQTRYLRFSEFLQREKLVTTMPPLESWAVELR
- a CDS encoding ABC transporter permease; amino-acid sequence: MKALRPLTLLVGLTGLWQLLVALTGVPPYILPGPLPVARALTAHLPVLAGHLGTTLTEILLGLGLGTLLGSSAALAMILSPLLKRWMLPVLVASQAIPVFAMAPILVLWLGYGMASKVAMAVLIIFFPVASSFYSGMRRTDADLLELARIMDARPLKVLTCIVIPSALPSFAAGLRVATAVAPIGAVVGEWVGSSRGLGYFMLHANARMQIDLMFAALTVLAAASLSLYFLVDRLLDRLVFWQPRDAGQ
- a CDS encoding ABC transporter ATP-binding protein; protein product: MPETSSHPGPAHPAQAPGASAITLDGLSFDFEGRPIFRELDLTIPGGRTTCILGPSGCGKSTLLRIMAGTPHYAFSGSVRFEEGSDTAVSWMSQNDLLLPWLSLLDNVLLGARLRGELCGEKRDKALALIREAGLAGSEDKLPAALSGGMRQRGALLRTLMEERPVILMDEPFSALDALTRVRLQNLAAKLTSGATVVLVTHDPMEALRLGHRIVVLGGSPARVMEIVEPAGRTPREPGAELAALYAQLLARLMNAEAA
- the thiD gene encoding bifunctional hydroxymethylpyrimidine kinase/phosphomethylpyrimidine kinase, with protein sequence MNQPKTYARVLTIAGSDSGGGAGIQADLKTIAANGCYGASVITALTAQNTLGVTGIHAVPVDFVAAQMDAVLGDIGADAVKIGMLFSPELIRTVAAGLTRHGVRIVVLDPVMVAQSGDKLLQDEAIDALKRELIPLATLITPNLPEASVLLGHDIDTAEAARAAVMDLAALGCENVLVKGGHLESGDSDDTLLIGPENRVVTLRGERIPTRNNHGTGCTLSSAIASNLAKGHDVETAVRNAKEYISGAIRAGAGYVIGKGHGPVHHFYKFFM
- the thiE gene encoding thiamine phosphate synthase, which encodes MPDYSLYLVTDRGLSLGRDTADIVRAAVAGGATCVQLREKSCGTREFVREARAVRDILAGTGVPLIINDRVDVALAVGADGVHLGQTDMLVADARRLTGSHMLIGVSAECVEDAVRAQAQGADYIGVSPVFATPTKTDTAPPLGLAGVAAIRAAVSLPVVGIGGIGPANAADVIRAGCDGIAVVSAIVSAADPERAAAELLNIIRRAREAS
- the thiM gene encoding hydroxyethylthiazole kinase, translating into MSDPARRAAANLTAVRRDKPLIHNITNFVVMNATANALLACGASPVMAHAENEVEEMAAFAGALVLNIGTLTDAWVASMLKAGKKATQLGKPIVLDPVGSGATKLRTDAARTILAETKVSVVRGNASEILSLSGQSAAIKGVDSCNSVEDAARVASRLALELGVTLAITGPTDLVTDGRRAFFIEGGHPLMPFVTGTGCTATALVGAFHAVDPDPLSAAATALAFLGLAGERAGARAEGPGSFQVHLLDALYAITPEELAASCRIREERHA